A genomic stretch from Rhodothermales bacterium includes:
- a CDS encoding Wzz/FepE/Etk N-terminal domain-containing protein, giving the protein METKLKKDLFDEAPTAGERATSDMIWHLLGTLIRWRRTLLAITIGVAILSVVISLMLPKWYLSTTRLLAPESASASPISSAMLRNLSSAAAAFLGGGQGGDFERYITIMGSRTVMERVVKKFDLMTVYETTESLSPMEDALEALAGNVEFGIDTEFGFLSVSVLDQDPQRAADMANFIVAELNDMNMKLSAQDASNFRKFVERRYNETLHALDSLQRATQAFQERYGVFDLETQATAFLEQVASIRSEEMLLDIQYQALLSEYGPDNPQVQITRNSLMAARRKREEAMAGNEEILPIPQADIPDAMRQYFELEQEAYVQKNILEVVAPMYDQARFQEEREFTSVQIVDPAVPAIRKAKPKRAGIVIGATLSAFLLAALFALVYDWWQAESPAIARRLRHASERRP; this is encoded by the coding sequence ATGGAGACCAAACTGAAAAAAGACTTGTTCGACGAGGCCCCGACCGCGGGCGAACGCGCCACATCCGACATGATCTGGCATCTGCTCGGGACCCTGATCCGCTGGCGGCGCACGCTGCTCGCCATCACGATCGGCGTGGCGATCCTTTCCGTCGTCATCAGCCTGATGCTCCCGAAATGGTACCTGAGCACGACACGGCTGCTGGCGCCGGAGTCCGCGAGCGCGAGCCCGATCTCGTCGGCGATGCTCCGCAACCTGTCATCCGCCGCGGCGGCGTTTCTGGGAGGCGGCCAGGGAGGCGATTTCGAGCGCTACATCACGATCATGGGCAGCCGCACCGTGATGGAACGGGTGGTGAAAAAGTTCGACCTGATGACGGTCTACGAGACGACCGAAAGCCTCAGTCCGATGGAAGACGCGCTCGAGGCGCTCGCCGGCAACGTCGAGTTCGGCATCGACACCGAGTTCGGCTTTCTCTCGGTGAGCGTGCTCGATCAGGATCCCCAGCGCGCGGCGGACATGGCCAATTTTATCGTCGCCGAGCTGAACGACATGAATATGAAGTTGTCCGCCCAGGATGCGTCCAACTTCCGGAAGTTCGTAGAGCGGCGTTACAACGAAACGCTGCATGCCCTCGATTCGCTGCAGCGCGCGACGCAGGCGTTCCAGGAACGCTACGGCGTATTCGACCTTGAGACGCAGGCGACCGCCTTCCTCGAGCAGGTCGCCTCGATCCGCAGCGAAGAGATGCTGCTCGACATCCAGTACCAGGCGCTGCTCAGCGAGTACGGCCCGGACAACCCCCAGGTGCAGATTACGCGCAACTCGCTCATGGCCGCGCGTCGGAAACGCGAGGAAGCCATGGCCGGCAACGAAGAGATCCTCCCGATCCCGCAGGCCGACATCCCGGACGCGATGCGTCAGTATTTCGAGTTGGAGCAGGAAGCCTACGTCCAGAAAAACATTCTCGAGGTCGTGGCGCCGATGTACGATCAGGCGCGATTCCAGGAAGAGCGTGAGTTCACCTCGGTCCAGATCGTCGATCCAGCGGTGCCGGCGATACGAAAAGCCAAGCCGAAACGAGCGGGCATCGTCATCGGCGCGACGCTATCCGCGTTTTTACTCGCCGCGCTGTTCGCCCTCGTGTACGACTGGTGGCAGGCTGAATCGCCCGCAATCGCCCGCCGCCTCCGGCACGCGAGCGAGCGTCGTCCGTAA
- a CDS encoding O-antigen ligase family protein — MERVPAILLNTASFRALGNRLLIAGLAGSLALVLALVWFAPAAIWFVPAALIAVVGFAAVWHNPIGRFTALLVGFVALTDYVAGIQVGEVAYGLFFLLYLGHWAYTALFIDHRSLVRSGADAGVLGLLLLVVAYVPLALVFGGNMPAITGELSAFVLFAIYFPVKDALTRYRVAPWIVLGSVLFIGIFVSIRNFFEYKDLLLHATHAWQVAKGRVVTNDNILMVVCLFALTIFSFTKPILYRAGLLGVFFMFFAALILTQSRGYWVAFLLGAGILFLLLGWTQKRRLLVLGFWGAAIGTVLALLFFSEEVAVVVAGLLDRFLSLKTAATADISLVNRFRETAAVWQKIRVNPILGYGMGVPYPFFDLAHMATEHDAFVHNGYIGLWYKYGLLGLGLILGVWILSIRRGIQAYRASLASMATRLCGLASAVTLSAFMLTTITSNPFYLNDTLFIFGFLLGVAQGAYERTRLGTE; from the coding sequence TTGGAACGCGTACCGGCCATCCTGCTCAACACCGCGTCTTTTCGCGCGCTCGGCAATCGCTTGCTGATCGCGGGTCTGGCGGGAAGCCTGGCCCTGGTGCTCGCGCTCGTCTGGTTCGCTCCGGCCGCAATCTGGTTCGTTCCCGCGGCGCTGATCGCCGTGGTCGGTTTCGCGGCGGTATGGCACAACCCGATCGGACGCTTTACCGCCCTGCTGGTCGGTTTTGTGGCGTTGACCGATTACGTAGCCGGCATCCAGGTCGGTGAGGTCGCATACGGGCTCTTTTTCCTCCTCTACCTCGGGCACTGGGCGTATACCGCGCTCTTCATCGATCATCGATCGCTGGTTCGATCCGGGGCGGATGCCGGCGTGCTGGGTTTGTTGCTGCTGGTGGTCGCGTACGTTCCGCTGGCGCTGGTGTTTGGGGGAAACATGCCGGCTATCACGGGCGAGCTGTCCGCGTTTGTCCTGTTCGCGATTTATTTCCCGGTCAAGGATGCCCTGACCCGGTATCGCGTGGCGCCGTGGATCGTGCTGGGGAGCGTGCTGTTCATCGGCATCTTCGTATCGATCCGCAACTTCTTCGAATACAAGGATCTGCTGCTCCACGCGACGCATGCGTGGCAGGTGGCCAAGGGGCGCGTCGTCACGAACGACAACATCCTGATGGTCGTTTGCCTGTTCGCACTCACGATCTTCTCGTTCACAAAGCCGATCCTGTACCGCGCGGGGTTGCTGGGTGTGTTTTTTATGTTCTTCGCGGCCTTGATCCTCACCCAGAGCCGCGGGTACTGGGTAGCCTTCCTGCTGGGTGCCGGCATACTGTTCCTGCTCCTCGGCTGGACCCAGAAGCGGCGGCTGCTGGTGCTGGGCTTCTGGGGCGCCGCCATCGGCACGGTGCTCGCCCTGCTTTTCTTCAGCGAGGAGGTGGCCGTCGTGGTGGCCGGCCTGCTGGATCGTTTCCTTTCGCTCAAAACCGCCGCCACGGCAGACATTTCGCTGGTCAACCGCTTCCGGGAAACCGCCGCCGTGTGGCAAAAAATCCGGGTAAACCCCATCCTGGGCTACGGGATGGGCGTCCCCTACCCCTTCTTCGACCTGGCGCACATGGCCACCGAACATGACGCGTTCGTCCACAACGGCTACATTGGACTCTGGTATAAATACGGGTTGCTGGGGCTCGGCCTGATTCTGGGCGTGTGGATCCTCTCGATTCGGCGGGGCATCCAGGCTTACCGGGCTTCCCTGGCATCGATGGCCACGCGGCTCTGCGGCCTCGCCAGCGCGGTCACCCTGAGCGCCTTCATGCTGACCACGATCACATCGAACCCGTTTTACCTGAACGATACCCTCTTCATTTTCGGCTTCCTGCTGGGAGTAGCGCAGGGCGCGTACGAAAGGACACGGCTCGGGACCGAATGA
- a CDS encoding class I SAM-dependent methyltransferase gives MTSRGPINASYLFAGQELAELLPGGALYDCPVCSLAFRYPTPPKEKLDALYRSSPIGHWQYDPALRHDWVETRAYLQGNVQGGSLLDIGCFDGAFHAFMGPAWEAYGVEINLEARERARQRGVSILGSDAGDLAAIDRSFDAVVAFDVLEHVVDPRGLLALMARRTRSGGAVIIASGDADAWSWRLMGSRYWYCTIPEHMAFLSETWCRKAGDHVGLQLAHIGRYSHERFRTPRLVAHELASNLLYRFLPGVFAWLRSKGVGDKDPGAHEELKRYPPTWTTARDHVVAIYRKP, from the coding sequence GTGACGTCGCGTGGTCCGATCAACGCCAGCTATCTCTTCGCCGGCCAGGAGCTCGCCGAACTGCTCCCCGGCGGAGCGCTGTACGATTGCCCCGTCTGCTCCCTCGCATTCCGCTACCCGACGCCCCCGAAAGAAAAGCTCGACGCCCTGTATCGGTCGAGCCCGATCGGCCACTGGCAATACGACCCCGCGTTGCGCCACGACTGGGTGGAGACCCGCGCGTATCTTCAGGGCAACGTTCAAGGTGGTTCGCTGCTCGACATCGGCTGTTTCGACGGCGCGTTCCACGCCTTCATGGGGCCGGCGTGGGAGGCCTACGGCGTGGAAATCAATCTGGAGGCCCGCGAGCGAGCGCGGCAACGGGGCGTCTCGATCCTGGGCAGCGACGCCGGGGATCTGGCCGCCATCGATCGTTCGTTCGACGCCGTGGTGGCCTTCGACGTCCTCGAGCATGTCGTCGACCCGCGCGGCTTGCTGGCGTTGATGGCCCGTCGCACGCGTAGCGGCGGCGCCGTGATCATCGCGTCCGGAGATGCCGACGCATGGTCCTGGAGGTTGATGGGCAGCCGCTACTGGTACTGCACCATCCCCGAACATATGGCGTTCCTGAGCGAGACCTGGTGCCGCAAGGCCGGCGACCATGTGGGCCTGCAGCTCGCACACATCGGCCGCTACAGCCACGAGCGGTTCCGGACACCCCGGCTTGTCGCGCACGAACTCGCGTCCAATCTACTGTACCGATTTTTGCCGGGCGTTTTCGCGTGGCTTCGTTCCAAGGGGGTCGGAGACAAGGACCCGGGCGCGCATGAGGAGCTGAAACGCTACCCACCGACCTGGACCACCGCGCGCGACCACGTTGTGGCGATCTACAGAAAACCATGA